One Mycolicibacterium goodii genomic region harbors:
- a CDS encoding zinc-dependent alcohol dehydrogenase, which translates to MVATGTQTVAAIRRVIVNALDDVEIETVPQPEPGPGEVRVRTTLVGICGSDLHAACGRHPFIDLPYRPGHEAVGVVEALGEGVDESWQGARVAVEPNLACGTCTQCRDGRYNICRDLRVFGCQTPGALADSFVIGVDRLVVLNDDLDDRHAILIEPLATPVHTVRRAEKVVGDLADRGVVVIGAGPIGLFALLAARHAGARVVVADLLESKRARAERLGAIGTFDPTAPNAVATALELLGGPAAVVIDCVARESSVAQAVDLVDKGGAVMIVGVAEGATPVPLGLIQDREIALIGNLMYVRDDFTAAVEMLESGVVPVGEIISAEYDFDRAGEAFAASADGENVKVLVSMGNPS; encoded by the coding sequence ATGGTAGCCACCGGCACCCAGACCGTCGCCGCGATCCGACGAGTCATCGTCAACGCACTCGACGACGTCGAGATCGAGACGGTGCCACAACCGGAACCGGGCCCCGGCGAGGTGCGCGTGCGCACCACGCTCGTGGGTATCTGCGGATCCGATCTACACGCCGCGTGCGGCCGTCATCCGTTCATCGACCTGCCGTATCGGCCCGGGCACGAAGCCGTCGGCGTGGTGGAGGCGCTGGGTGAGGGGGTCGACGAATCCTGGCAGGGCGCGCGGGTGGCCGTCGAACCGAACCTCGCATGCGGCACGTGCACGCAGTGCCGTGACGGGCGTTACAACATCTGCCGTGATCTGCGGGTGTTCGGTTGCCAGACGCCGGGTGCCCTCGCGGACTCGTTCGTCATCGGCGTCGACCGGCTCGTGGTGCTCAACGACGATCTCGACGACCGCCACGCGATCCTCATCGAGCCGTTGGCCACCCCGGTCCACACCGTGCGCCGGGCCGAGAAGGTCGTCGGTGATCTGGCGGACCGTGGCGTCGTCGTGATCGGCGCCGGACCCATCGGCCTGTTCGCACTGCTGGCCGCCCGCCATGCCGGCGCGCGCGTCGTGGTCGCCGACCTGCTCGAGTCCAAGCGGGCTCGTGCCGAAAGGCTCGGCGCCATCGGCACTTTCGACCCGACCGCGCCGAACGCCGTCGCGACGGCGTTGGAGCTGCTCGGTGGTCCTGCCGCGGTGGTGATCGACTGTGTGGCGCGGGAGAGTTCGGTGGCGCAGGCGGTCGACCTTGTCGACAAGGGCGGCGCGGTGATGATCGTCGGCGTCGCCGAGGGCGCCACCCCGGTTCCGCTCGGGCTGATCCAGGACCGCGAGATCGCGCTGATCGGCAACCTGATGTACGTCCGTGACGATTTCACCGCCGCCGTCGAGATGCTCGAATCGGGCGTGGTTCCGGTCGGTGAGATCATCAGCGCCGAGTACGACTTCGACCGCGCCGGCGAGGCGTTCGCCGCCTCGGCCGACGGCGAGAACGTGAAAGTCCTGGTCTCGATGGGAAACCCGTCATGA
- a CDS encoding sugar ABC transporter ATP-binding protein, with protein sequence MSPDVLLECTDIHKSFGGVPVLKGISLQLEPGTVTALAGENGAGKSTLMKIISGQYSADHGEVSVKGATLAPGNTRDAVRHGVAIVPQELASIEDMTVYENLFVGRELKRGPFLNRRAMIAEAKETLAVFDVGISPTARMGSLPVGLRQIVEIVKAARTGAQVVMLDEPTSAISEREVEGLYKIVRRLRDHGVAMVYTTHKMAEIRAIADRVVVLRDGGLILDKPIDGVSDDDIVTAMIGRELEALFPDRPEPGAETVLEVRDLQVEGATAPVSFSVRAGEIVGLAGLVGAGRTELLEAIFGARRSTAGDVVVRGRSVKRNQPAAAISAGMAMVPEDRKLSGAVLSMSVLDNGTLPRLSSFSIAGWLRGKARTEAVSEVMSSVRLRSRGLGQEVGTLSGGNQQKVVLARWLTGKVNVLLLDEPTRGVDVGARSEIYRIITEFAAQGMAVVMASSDMPEVVGLSHRAFVMRGGALVGELDRDALDHPEVQESVFRLATALDARSDQTSQEITS encoded by the coding sequence ATGAGTCCCGATGTTCTGCTCGAATGCACCGACATCCACAAGAGTTTCGGCGGAGTGCCGGTACTCAAGGGCATCAGCCTGCAACTCGAACCGGGCACGGTGACGGCCCTGGCCGGTGAGAACGGCGCGGGCAAGTCCACGCTGATGAAGATCATCTCCGGGCAGTACAGTGCCGACCACGGAGAGGTGTCCGTCAAGGGTGCGACGCTGGCCCCCGGCAACACGCGCGACGCGGTCCGGCACGGTGTCGCGATCGTCCCGCAGGAGCTGGCGTCCATCGAGGACATGACCGTCTACGAAAACCTGTTCGTGGGACGGGAACTCAAGCGCGGGCCGTTCCTGAACCGGCGCGCGATGATCGCCGAGGCCAAGGAGACCCTCGCGGTCTTCGACGTCGGCATCTCGCCGACCGCCCGCATGGGCAGCCTGCCGGTGGGCCTGCGCCAGATCGTCGAGATCGTCAAGGCGGCCCGCACCGGGGCGCAGGTGGTCATGCTCGACGAGCCGACCTCGGCCATCTCCGAGCGCGAGGTCGAGGGGCTGTACAAGATCGTTCGCCGGTTGCGTGACCATGGCGTGGCGATGGTCTACACCACCCACAAGATGGCCGAGATCCGCGCGATCGCCGATCGCGTCGTCGTGCTGCGCGACGGTGGGCTGATCCTCGACAAGCCGATCGACGGCGTGTCCGACGACGACATCGTGACCGCGATGATCGGCCGCGAGCTCGAGGCGCTGTTCCCCGACCGCCCAGAACCCGGGGCAGAGACCGTGCTCGAGGTGCGTGACCTGCAGGTCGAAGGCGCCACGGCACCGGTGTCGTTCTCGGTGCGCGCCGGTGAGATCGTCGGCCTCGCGGGTCTGGTCGGCGCCGGACGAACAGAGTTGCTGGAGGCGATCTTCGGTGCCCGCCGCAGCACGGCAGGTGACGTGGTGGTACGCGGCCGCAGCGTCAAACGCAACCAGCCCGCGGCCGCGATCTCCGCGGGCATGGCGATGGTGCCCGAGGACCGCAAGCTGTCGGGGGCCGTTCTGTCGATGAGCGTGCTGGACAACGGCACGCTGCCGCGCCTGTCGTCGTTCAGCATCGCCGGTTGGCTGCGTGGCAAGGCCCGTACCGAGGCCGTGTCGGAGGTGATGTCGTCGGTGCGACTGCGCAGCCGTGGGCTCGGCCAGGAGGTCGGCACGCTGTCCGGCGGCAACCAGCAGAAGGTTGTGCTGGCGCGGTGGCTGACCGGCAAGGTCAACGTCCTGCTGCTCGACGAGCCCACCCGCGGCGTCGACGTCGGCGCCCGCAGCGAGATCTACCGCATCATCACCGAATTCGCCGCACAGGGCATGGCCGTGGTGATGGCGTCCTCGGACATGCCCGAAGTCGTCGGCCTGTCCCACCGCGCCTTCGTCATGCGCGGCGGCGCACTGGTCGGCGAGCTCGATCGAGACGCGCTCGACCATCCCGAGGTCCAAGAGTCGGTGTTCCGGTTGGCCACCGCACTGGACGCCAGAAGTGACCAGACAAGCCAGGAGATCACATCGTGA
- a CDS encoding acetyl-CoA acetyltransferase, producing the protein MNRTPVLIGYGQVNQYEVNPSAEPVDLMTEAARRAADPRVLQAVDSVRVVNLLSWRYRDPGLLLAQRIRAHRARTRYTGIGGNVPQTLVNEACRDLQAGRAEVVLIAGAETWRTRSRLRARGVRPEWTRQDDSVPVARGGDDNVPMAGDAEIRIKLDRPAFVYPMFEQAIRIAAGETPGEHRTRIGELWSRFSAVAAQNPHAWSREALTGEQITRTGPDNRMVSWPYPKLMNSNNMVDQGAVLVLTTVETATYLQIPMDRWVYPYAGTDSHDTYAIGERAEFHRSPAIRIAGRRALELAGTDIDAIDFVDVYSCFPSAVQVAAAELGLPTDDPARPLTVTGGLTFAGGPWNNYVTHSIATMAERLVARPGTRGLITANGGYLTKHSFGVYGTEPPTQEFRWEDVQSRVDAEPTRKLAVEWSGTGTVESWTTPFSRDGVPEKAFVAVRTPGDARTLALIADASQAAATVREDIAGAQVRVHADGTATLL; encoded by the coding sequence GTGAATCGAACGCCCGTGCTGATCGGGTACGGCCAGGTCAATCAGTACGAGGTGAACCCGTCCGCCGAACCCGTGGACCTCATGACCGAGGCGGCCAGAAGGGCCGCCGATCCTCGCGTGCTGCAGGCGGTGGACTCCGTGCGTGTGGTCAACCTGCTGTCGTGGCGGTACCGCGACCCGGGACTGCTCCTGGCGCAGCGCATTCGCGCGCACCGAGCGCGGACACGTTACACCGGTATCGGCGGAAACGTGCCCCAGACCCTCGTCAACGAGGCGTGCCGGGACCTGCAGGCCGGGCGCGCCGAGGTGGTCCTCATCGCCGGTGCCGAGACGTGGCGCACGCGCAGCCGTCTGCGCGCCCGCGGCGTGCGCCCGGAGTGGACCCGCCAGGACGACAGCGTGCCTGTTGCCCGGGGCGGTGACGACAACGTGCCGATGGCCGGGGATGCCGAGATCCGGATCAAGCTGGACCGCCCTGCGTTCGTGTATCCGATGTTCGAGCAGGCGATCCGGATAGCTGCGGGGGAGACGCCCGGCGAGCACCGCACCCGCATCGGTGAGTTGTGGTCGCGGTTCAGCGCCGTGGCCGCGCAGAATCCGCACGCCTGGAGCCGCGAGGCTCTGACCGGCGAGCAGATCACGCGAACGGGGCCGGACAACCGGATGGTCAGCTGGCCGTACCCGAAGCTCATGAACTCCAACAACATGGTCGACCAGGGTGCGGTGCTGGTCCTGACCACCGTGGAGACCGCGACGTACCTCCAGATCCCCATGGACCGTTGGGTTTACCCGTACGCCGGCACGGATTCACATGACACCTACGCGATCGGCGAACGCGCCGAGTTCCACCGCTCCCCGGCCATCCGCATCGCCGGTCGCCGGGCGCTGGAACTGGCGGGTACCGACATCGACGCGATCGACTTCGTCGACGTGTACTCGTGCTTTCCGTCGGCGGTCCAGGTCGCGGCCGCCGAACTCGGCCTGCCCACCGACGATCCGGCGCGGCCGCTGACCGTCACCGGTGGCCTGACCTTCGCCGGTGGACCGTGGAACAACTACGTCACGCATTCCATCGCCACCATGGCCGAGAGGCTCGTGGCCCGTCCGGGTACGCGGGGGCTGATCACCGCCAACGGCGGGTACCTCACCAAACACAGCTTCGGGGTGTACGGCACCGAGCCACCCACGCAGGAATTCCGTTGGGAGGACGTGCAATCCAGGGTGGACGCGGAGCCAACCCGCAAGCTGGCCGTGGAATGGTCGGGCACCGGCACGGTGGAATCGTGGACCACGCCGTTCAGTCGGGACGGGGTGCCCGAGAAGGCGTTCGTCGCGGTGCGCACCCCGGGCGACGCGCGTACCCTGGCGCTGATCGCCGACGCGTCGCAGGCCGCGGCCACCGTGCGTGAGGACATCGCCGGAGCGCAGGTTCGGGTGCACGCCGACGGGACCGCGACGCTTCTGTGA
- a CDS encoding SDR family NAD(P)-dependent oxidoreductase, producing MDVRSPFDLSGRTALVTGGNQGLGKAFATALAQAGARVAFSGRNAERNEKTAAEAAAAGHDMHAITADITKAEDVEQMTADAIAALGHIDILVNNAGTCYHGESWSVTEQQWDDVFDLNVKALWACSLSVGSHMRERGSGSVVNIGSMSGIIVNRPQMQPAYNASKAAVHHLTKSLAAEWAPLGIRVNALAPGYVKTDMAPVDRPEFKRHWIDDTPQLRYATPEEIAPSVVFLASDAASFITGSVLVADGGYTVW from the coding sequence ATGGATGTGCGTTCCCCGTTCGATCTGAGCGGACGCACCGCACTGGTGACCGGCGGTAACCAGGGCCTGGGCAAGGCATTCGCGACGGCACTGGCGCAGGCCGGTGCCCGCGTGGCCTTCTCCGGCCGCAATGCCGAGCGCAACGAGAAGACGGCAGCAGAAGCCGCCGCCGCCGGGCACGACATGCACGCGATCACCGCCGACATCACGAAAGCCGAAGATGTCGAACAGATGACGGCCGACGCCATCGCGGCGCTCGGTCACATCGACATCCTGGTCAACAACGCGGGCACCTGCTACCACGGTGAGTCGTGGTCGGTCACCGAACAGCAGTGGGACGACGTGTTCGACCTCAATGTCAAGGCATTGTGGGCGTGTTCGCTCTCGGTCGGCTCGCACATGCGCGAGCGTGGCAGCGGTTCGGTGGTCAACATCGGCTCGATGTCGGGCATCATCGTCAATCGCCCACAGATGCAACCGGCGTACAACGCCTCGAAGGCGGCGGTCCACCACCTCACGAAATCCCTTGCCGCCGAATGGGCACCGCTCGGGATCCGCGTGAATGCGCTGGCTCCGGGTTACGTGAAGACCGACATGGCGCCCGTCGACCGGCCGGAGTTCAAACGGCACTGGATCGATGACACACCGCAACTGCGGTATGCGACGCCCGAGGAGATCGCGCCGAGTGTGGTCTTCCTGGCCAGCGACGCGGCTTCGTTCATCACCGGCTCCGTGCTGGTCGCGGACGGCGGGTACACCGTATGGTAG
- a CDS encoding sugar-binding transcriptional regulator: protein MGPDELFQRAVIARRYYLEGRTRVQIAEEFGISRFKVARMLDEALESGMVEIKIHNPGSIDVELSTTLQRRYGLQHAYAVMTTTDSPSDVRTADPAGTDERVAAVAKATAELLQSILRAGDVIGVDCGRTLAHIADHLTTLPHCDVVQLTGMAGAITHNGVDLVRRISEVSGGQTWPLYAPLVVSDARTAASLAGNQQIQDTFAQHSKVTCAIVSVGAWVDGASQVHSSLTTAEVEALEVAGVCAESCALLLDADGNRLPGLDDRRMGIDEATLRAIPTVIAIATGPEKIAATRAVLRSGMVSSLVTDVEIAAAVLDGPANEEGA from the coding sequence ATGGGACCCGACGAGCTGTTCCAACGCGCGGTGATCGCGCGCCGCTACTACCTGGAAGGACGGACCCGCGTCCAGATCGCCGAGGAATTCGGCATCTCCCGGTTCAAGGTCGCCCGCATGCTCGACGAAGCGCTCGAATCCGGCATGGTCGAGATCAAGATCCACAACCCCGGATCCATCGACGTCGAGTTGTCCACCACGCTGCAACGGCGCTATGGGCTCCAGCACGCGTACGCCGTGATGACCACCACCGACAGTCCGAGCGATGTCAGGACCGCGGATCCGGCGGGCACCGATGAGCGGGTCGCCGCGGTCGCCAAGGCGACAGCCGAGTTGCTGCAGTCGATCCTGCGGGCCGGCGACGTGATCGGGGTGGACTGCGGGCGCACGCTGGCGCACATCGCGGACCACCTCACCACGCTTCCGCACTGCGACGTCGTCCAACTCACCGGCATGGCCGGGGCGATCACCCACAACGGCGTCGACCTGGTCCGCCGGATCAGCGAGGTCAGCGGCGGTCAGACGTGGCCGCTGTACGCCCCGCTCGTGGTGTCCGACGCCCGCACCGCCGCCAGCCTGGCGGGCAACCAACAGATCCAGGACACCTTCGCGCAGCACTCGAAGGTCACCTGCGCGATCGTCTCGGTGGGCGCCTGGGTCGATGGCGCCTCGCAGGTGCACAGCTCACTGACGACGGCCGAGGTGGAGGCACTGGAGGTCGCGGGCGTGTGCGCCGAATCGTGCGCGCTGCTGCTCGACGCCGACGGCAACCGCCTGCCCGGCCTCGACGACCGCCGGATGGGCATCGACGAGGCCACGCTGCGGGCGATCCCGACCGTGATCGCGATCGCCACCGGTCCGGAGAAGATCGCGGCCACCCGCGCGGTGCTGCGGTCGGGAATGGTCTCATCACTGGTCACCGACGTCGAGATCGCCGCTGCGGTACTCGACGGACCCGCAAACGAGGAAGGCGCGTAG
- a CDS encoding ribulose phosphate epimerase, translated as MIAPWCTEYPGRIFGSVYAAPPPQRTAFARALAAHGLGVHIDVMADREGLPAGVSLRELHDISARPGPVDVHLIGSAAFADDVLSDVLRARPAKVILPWEAFDRARADTIRSAGAQAWIAVWREWAADGAAPPWPAQPDGALVMLIEPGTRDLCQPDRLGIAAACAAHVPVIVDGGVTEDLAPLCVTAGVDMVVGRALLADPPKKDLTERT; from the coding sequence GTGATCGCGCCATGGTGCACCGAATATCCGGGCCGGATCTTCGGATCCGTATACGCCGCGCCGCCACCGCAGCGCACCGCATTCGCCCGCGCTCTGGCCGCGCACGGTCTCGGCGTCCACATCGACGTCATGGCCGACCGCGAGGGATTGCCCGCCGGCGTCAGTCTTCGGGAACTGCACGACATCTCGGCTCGGCCTGGACCCGTCGACGTGCATCTGATCGGGTCCGCGGCGTTCGCCGACGACGTGCTGTCCGACGTGCTGCGCGCACGTCCGGCAAAGGTGATCCTGCCGTGGGAGGCGTTCGACCGAGCGCGTGCCGACACGATCCGCTCCGCCGGTGCGCAGGCCTGGATCGCGGTCTGGCGGGAATGGGCGGCAGACGGTGCGGCGCCGCCGTGGCCGGCCCAACCCGACGGGGCCCTGGTGATGCTGATCGAGCCGGGCACCCGTGATCTGTGCCAGCCGGACCGGTTGGGCATCGCCGCAGCCTGTGCCGCTCACGTGCCGGTGATCGTCGATGGCGGTGTCACCGAAGACCTTGCGCCGCTGTGTGTCACGGCCGGTGTCGACATGGTGGTCGGAAGGGCGCTGCTCGCCGACCCGCCGAAAAAAGACCTGACAGAAAGGACATGA
- a CDS encoding NAD(P)-dependent alcohol dehydrogenase: protein MNAVAADSRGTMRASVMTGVGTLVVEDRPVPSPGPHEVLVEVAAVGVCGSDVHYYRHGRIGDFVVEEPMILGHELSGRIAAVGEGVDPARVGQRVAVEPQHPCRRCKQCKAGRYNLCPEMKFYATPPVDGAFCRYVTIDDDMAHAVPDSISDDAAALLEPLSVAITTMRKAGVVPGSSILIAGAGPIGVICAQTARAFGASRIVVSDLVAQRRERVLRFGATEVLDPTVDDVAALDPKVDAFVDASGAAPAVVSGIKAVGPAGNVVLVGMGADDVSLPVGYIQNMEINVTGVFRYTDTWPAAIHLVSSGAVDLDALVTGRYDLDHVADALDSDTDPESLKSIVVPK from the coding sequence ATGAACGCCGTCGCAGCCGATTCGCGTGGCACGATGCGCGCGAGCGTGATGACCGGGGTGGGCACCCTGGTGGTGGAAGACCGGCCGGTGCCGTCACCGGGCCCGCACGAGGTGCTCGTCGAGGTCGCCGCGGTCGGGGTCTGTGGCTCGGACGTGCACTACTACCGGCACGGTCGCATCGGCGACTTCGTGGTCGAGGAGCCGATGATCCTCGGTCACGAGCTGTCGGGACGGATCGCGGCCGTCGGCGAGGGTGTCGACCCGGCGCGTGTGGGTCAGCGTGTCGCGGTGGAGCCCCAGCATCCCTGCCGCCGCTGCAAGCAGTGCAAGGCCGGGCGCTACAACCTGTGCCCCGAGATGAAGTTCTACGCGACACCGCCGGTCGACGGTGCGTTCTGCCGCTACGTCACCATCGACGACGACATGGCCCACGCCGTACCGGATTCCATCTCCGATGACGCCGCGGCCCTGCTCGAGCCGCTGTCGGTGGCCATCACCACCATGCGCAAGGCCGGTGTCGTCCCGGGATCGTCGATCCTGATCGCGGGCGCCGGTCCCATCGGGGTCATCTGCGCGCAGACCGCGCGCGCCTTCGGCGCCTCCCGGATCGTGGTGTCGGACCTGGTGGCACAGCGCCGTGAGCGGGTGCTGCGGTTCGGCGCCACCGAGGTGCTCGACCCGACGGTCGACGACGTCGCCGCGCTGGATCCCAAGGTCGACGCGTTCGTCGACGCCAGCGGTGCCGCACCGGCGGTCGTCTCGGGTATCAAGGCGGTCGGCCCGGCGGGCAACGTCGTTCTGGTCGGAATGGGCGCCGACGACGTGTCGCTGCCCGTCGGCTACATCCAGAACATGGAGATCAACGTCACCGGCGTCTTCCGGTACACCGACACCTGGCCTGCGGCAATCCATCTCGTCAGTTCGGGGGCGGTCGATCTGGACGCGCTGGTCACCGGTCGCTACGACCTCGACCATGTCGCCGATGCCCTCGACAGCGACACCGACCCCGAGAGCCTCAAGTCGATCGTGGTCCCGAAATGA
- the xylB gene encoding xylulokinase — protein MTDMAVLGVDSSTQSCKVEIRELTSGRLLGTGSAAHPAAYPPSSEQHPRDWVAAFIAATHAALARCASVPEIKAIAVAAQCHGLVLLDEHGDPLRAAKLWNDTTGAPQLAELTKRIGAQRWISSVGSLPTAAFTIAKLAWIAQHEPQVLDRTATLLLPHDYLTFWLTGARVTDRSDASGTGFFNTEAGRWITEYLELAAGARDWRAMLPAVLGPCDRAGTVRAAAAQALGIESDGSDIVVAAGGGDQHAAYLGLGLRDGDQYIGIGTSGVVATSSRTAVFDPSGMVDGVADLTGGYLPLVSTLNAARVGETGARLLGTDLAGLAELALAAGQSQGPVLVPFLDGERKPDRPSARGGFVDITSHTTREELARAFVEGPLLSLMSARDSLRACGVDVSGGAVAVGGGTRSAATLQLLADLLDDEVTVLDADEATARGACVQAAAVAAQLDVGGLTDLAKRWQPEVRTSATPRATGRDLAALRARWSELAAAPVLDAEARP, from the coding sequence ATGACCGACATGGCCGTACTCGGTGTGGATTCGTCCACCCAATCGTGCAAGGTGGAGATCCGCGAACTCACCAGCGGCCGCCTGCTCGGAACCGGTTCGGCCGCACACCCGGCCGCCTACCCACCCAGCAGCGAGCAGCATCCGCGGGATTGGGTCGCCGCGTTCATCGCTGCGACGCACGCGGCACTGGCCCGGTGCGCATCGGTGCCCGAGATCAAGGCCATCGCGGTGGCCGCCCAGTGCCACGGGTTGGTATTGCTCGACGAGCACGGAGACCCCTTGCGGGCAGCCAAACTCTGGAACGACACCACGGGTGCTCCCCAGCTGGCCGAGTTGACCAAACGCATCGGCGCGCAGCGGTGGATCAGCAGCGTCGGTTCGCTACCCACCGCGGCGTTCACGATCGCGAAATTGGCCTGGATCGCACAGCACGAGCCGCAGGTCCTGGACCGCACCGCGACACTGCTGTTGCCGCACGACTACCTGACCTTCTGGCTCACCGGTGCCCGTGTCACCGACCGCTCCGACGCCTCAGGCACCGGATTCTTCAACACCGAAGCGGGCCGATGGATCACCGAGTATCTCGAACTTGCGGCCGGTGCCCGTGACTGGCGTGCCATGCTCCCGGCGGTCCTGGGTCCGTGCGACCGCGCCGGAACCGTGCGCGCGGCGGCCGCGCAGGCCCTCGGGATCGAATCCGACGGATCCGACATCGTCGTGGCCGCAGGCGGGGGCGACCAGCACGCGGCCTACCTCGGACTCGGCCTGCGCGATGGCGACCAGTACATCGGGATCGGCACCTCGGGCGTGGTGGCAACCTCAAGCCGCACAGCGGTTTTCGACCCGAGCGGCATGGTCGACGGGGTCGCCGATCTCACCGGCGGATACCTGCCGCTGGTCAGCACGCTCAACGCGGCACGCGTCGGCGAGACCGGGGCCCGGCTGCTCGGCACCGACCTGGCCGGTCTGGCCGAGCTCGCTCTGGCCGCAGGCCAGAGCCAGGGACCGGTGCTCGTCCCGTTCCTCGACGGCGAGCGCAAGCCCGATCGCCCCTCGGCCCGCGGCGGGTTCGTCGACATCACCTCGCACACCACGCGCGAAGAACTGGCCAGGGCTTTCGTCGAGGGGCCGTTGCTCTCGCTGATGAGTGCACGCGACAGCCTGCGGGCCTGTGGAGTCGACGTGAGCGGCGGTGCGGTCGCGGTCGGCGGGGGCACACGTTCGGCAGCCACCCTGCAGCTGCTGGCAGACCTGCTCGACGACGAGGTGACCGTGCTCGACGCCGACGAGGCCACCGCCCGCGGGGCGTGCGTGCAGGCCGCCGCAGTGGCCGCGCAACTGGATGTGGGCGGACTCACCGACCTCGCGAAACGCTGGCAGCCCGAGGTGCGGACAAGCGCCACACCGCGCGCGACGGGGCGTGACCTGGCCGCGTTGCGTGCCCGGTGGTCCGAACTGGCGGCCGCACCCGTACTCGATGCGGAGGCACGACCGTGA
- the dthD gene encoding D-threitol dehydrogenase, translating into MTQAQELSVDFDFRLDGRTALVTGAASGIGAAIAGAYAAKGARIAAVDLNARGAERIAGELGGDPGRLQGAHRGFACDVADAESVQSAVDAVAKEFGRIDILVNSAGIARLAPAEELSLQDWDTTIDINLRGTFLMCQAVGKRMLDSGGGAIVNMASQAATVALDQHVAYCASKFGVVGVSKVLAAEWGGRGVRVNTISPTVVLTELGHKAWDGPRGDALKKLIPTGRFAYPDEIAAAAVFLASDAAAMINGADLVIDGGYTIK; encoded by the coding sequence ATGACTCAGGCACAAGAACTCTCGGTGGACTTTGATTTCCGGCTCGACGGCCGGACGGCACTGGTGACCGGTGCCGCGTCCGGGATCGGCGCCGCGATCGCCGGCGCCTACGCCGCCAAGGGCGCCCGCATCGCCGCGGTCGATCTCAACGCCCGAGGCGCGGAGCGGATCGCCGGCGAACTGGGTGGTGACCCCGGTCGCCTCCAGGGTGCCCATCGTGGCTTCGCGTGCGATGTCGCCGACGCGGAATCCGTGCAGAGCGCCGTTGACGCCGTCGCAAAGGAGTTCGGCCGCATCGACATCCTGGTGAACAGTGCAGGCATCGCCCGGTTGGCGCCGGCCGAAGAACTGTCCCTTCAGGATTGGGACACCACCATCGACATCAACCTGCGCGGCACCTTCCTGATGTGCCAGGCCGTGGGCAAGCGGATGCTCGACTCCGGCGGAGGCGCCATCGTCAACATGGCCTCCCAGGCCGCGACCGTGGCACTCGATCAGCACGTGGCCTACTGCGCATCGAAGTTCGGTGTGGTCGGGGTCTCGAAAGTGCTTGCCGCCGAATGGGGCGGCCGCGGCGTGCGCGTCAACACGATCTCCCCCACCGTGGTCCTGACCGAACTCGGGCACAAGGCTTGGGACGGTCCACGCGGAGACGCCCTCAAGAAGCTGATCCCCACGGGCCGGTTCGCCTACCCGGACGAGATCGCCGCTGCCGCAGTGTTCCTCGCGTCCGACGCCGCGGCGATGATCAACGGCGCCGACCTGGTGATCGACGGCGGCTACACCATCAAGTAA
- a CDS encoding SIS domain-containing protein has protein sequence MQNDDTDLAKLAGAVLSREAAAVEALTTRVESGVVTVARRMLAITGKVITTGSGTSGIMAERLAHLLSVCGTPAVYLPSMDALHGGMGAITEDDLVLAISKTGQSGELTQLAQRLAGRGVSVVAITERPDSPFAAAAAEVVALPPTAAGADPGDMIAMASTLAVGAWGDALAVVAMALRGHTMRDVVDSHPAGGVGARGQRPGDESAPVVLA, from the coding sequence ATGCAGAACGATGACACCGATCTGGCGAAATTGGCCGGTGCGGTGTTGTCACGCGAGGCCGCCGCGGTCGAGGCGCTGACCACCCGTGTCGAGTCCGGCGTGGTCACCGTGGCCCGACGCATGCTCGCGATCACCGGCAAGGTCATCACCACGGGATCGGGCACCTCGGGGATCATGGCCGAACGTCTCGCGCACCTGCTGTCGGTGTGCGGCACCCCGGCCGTGTACCTGCCGTCGATGGACGCGCTGCACGGCGGGATGGGCGCGATCACCGAAGACGATCTGGTGCTCGCGATCTCGAAGACCGGTCAGTCCGGAGAGCTCACACAGTTGGCGCAACGCCTGGCGGGCCGCGGTGTGTCGGTGGTCGCGATCACCGAACGCCCCGATTCACCCTTCGCCGCGGCGGCGGCCGAGGTGGTGGCGCTGCCGCCGACGGCCGCGGGCGCCGATCCGGGTGACATGATCGCCATGGCCAGCACGCTCGCGGTCGGCGCTTGGGGCGACGCGTTGGCCGTGGTGGCCATGGCGCTACGGGGGCACACCATGCGCGACGTCGTCGACAGCCATCCCGCGGGTGGTGTCGGCGCTCGCGGACAGCGTCCGGGTGACGAGTCGGCGCCGGTGGTGCTCGCATGA